TGCATGCCTTCGCTGAAGATGAGTATGACTTCTTCTTCTCGCACATAGAGCCCATCTTCCGGCGCGCGGGCGGCCGGCCTCATTGGGGCAAGCTGCACAGCCTTCGCTACCGGGATCTTCGCGACCTCTATCCGCTCTTCGAGCGCTTCTGCGACGTCCGCCGCAGGATGGACCCGGACGGGCGCTTCATGACGCCTTACCTTCGAACCCTTTTCGAGCCGGAGGCGTGATGCCTCTCACCGCCGACTATTTCGCAAAGCTGCAGGCCGCACTCGTTGAGGCCGGCATTGCCCAACCGACACTCATTATCGACCGGAAGCGTCTCGACGCGAACATCGAGACCTTCAGAAGCCATCTGCCGCCCGGCATGGCCTATCGCATCGTCGCAAAGTCGTTGCCCAGCCTGCCGCTGCTTGAGCACATCCGGCAGAAGACCGGCACCGACCGGATGATGACCTTCAATCTCGACATGCTGCTTGAGATTGCCCGCGCCATGCCGGACGTGAACCAGCTGCTGGGCAAGCCAATGCCCGTCGCCGCAGCGCGCGCTTTCTACCGCGATGCGCCGCCGGAGGCGAAAGTTCAATGGCTGATCGATACGCCTGAGCGGCTTGATCAGTATCTCGCGCTGGCAGCTGAGCTTTCCGTACATCTCGACATCGTGTTCGAAATCGATGTCGGCCTCCATCGCGGCGGTTTTCCTGCAGATGAGAGCCTCAAGCGTGCCTGGCAGAAGCTGGAAGCCTCCAACAGTGCAAGTTTCATCGGACTGATGGGGTATGAGCCGCACATTGCCAAGATGCCGGAAAAGCATGGCCTCCGCGAGAAAGCCAAAGCCCATGCCCGCGAAGTCTATGAGGCCGCAAAGACGCTGACTGGATGCAATGAGCGGGACGAGCGCGGCCTGACGCTCAACACGGCCGGCAGCCCGACTTACCGCCTCTACACCGACACCAGCATGGCGAATGAGGTTTCTGCCGGTTCAGTTCTGGTCAAGCCGACGGACTTCGATACCGACCTTCTTGAAGACCACCTTCCGGCAACCTTCATCGCCGCCCCCGCACTCAAGGTTCTGGACGGGATCAATGTCGCCGGTTTCGACTTCCTCGAGGGGCGCGAGCCGGAGATGCCAGAAGGGCATTCCAAGACGATCTACACATTCGGCGGCAACTGGATGGCAAGGCCCGTCTGGCCTGAAGGCATCCTCGTCAATGAAAAGTATGGCCGCTCAAGCAATCAGCAGATGCTGACCGCGCCCGGGGATGTAGCGCTCAAACCAGACGATTTCGTCTTCTTCCGACCCACACAGTCAGAAGCGGTCTTCCTGCAATTTGGCGACATCGCTTTGGTCGAGGACGGCAAAGTCGTGGAGCGCTGGCCCGTCTTCAAAGCCTCGGCCTGAGCTATCGATTTTTTGCAACCTTCCTGCCCATGGCCCGGGCAATAATCACCCGCGGGACAGCATTTCCGCTTTCCCGTTCGCGAAACCTCAACATGTGGTCTAGAGAAGAGGGGCGATACAGTAAGGCAGTTTCTTCATGGCTATTCTCG
This genomic interval from Thalassovita mediterranea contains the following:
- a CDS encoding alanine racemase gives rise to the protein MPLTADYFAKLQAALVEAGIAQPTLIIDRKRLDANIETFRSHLPPGMAYRIVAKSLPSLPLLEHIRQKTGTDRMMTFNLDMLLEIARAMPDVNQLLGKPMPVAAARAFYRDAPPEAKVQWLIDTPERLDQYLALAAELSVHLDIVFEIDVGLHRGGFPADESLKRAWQKLEASNSASFIGLMGYEPHIAKMPEKHGLREKAKAHAREVYEAAKTLTGCNERDERGLTLNTAGSPTYRLYTDTSMANEVSAGSVLVKPTDFDTDLLEDHLPATFIAAPALKVLDGINVAGFDFLEGREPEMPEGHSKTIYTFGGNWMARPVWPEGILVNEKYGRSSNQQMLTAPGDVALKPDDFVFFRPTQSEAVFLQFGDIALVEDGKVVERWPVFKASA